In Acidobacteriota bacterium, one DNA window encodes the following:
- a CDS encoding thiolase domain-containing protein, producing MREVAIIGVGMQKWGELWEKSLRNIFVEAALAAIDDAGIDRIDAMYVGCMSGGLFAGQEHLGSLLADYLGVAPIPAVRVESACASGGIALRQGFIDVASGMSDIVLVGGVEKMTDVSGDGATYALATAADQEYEVFHGVTFPGLYAMIAREHMRRYRTTREQLALVAVKNHENGLNNPNAQYQQKVNVDEVINSTMIADPLTVLDCSPITDGAACVILSPIEMAFKLSKNLPVVISGSGHATDTIGLYDRQDLTAFNATSRAAEMAYKMAGVKPDEIDLAEVHDCFTIAEICIIEALGFVDRGKGGEATKSGLTAIGGKIPINTSGGLKSKGHPVGATGVAQAIEIVEQLRGKGGARQVKNARRGLTQNMGGSGGSALVHILESK from the coding sequence ATGCGTGAAGTAGCGATTATAGGAGTGGGAATGCAAAAGTGGGGAGAACTCTGGGAGAAGTCTCTCAGAAATATCTTCGTCGAAGCCGCTCTTGCCGCGATCGACGACGCGGGAATAGACCGGATCGATGCCATGTATGTTGGCTGTATGTCTGGTGGCCTCTTCGCGGGACAGGAGCATCTGGGATCTCTGCTCGCTGATTATTTGGGGGTTGCGCCTATCCCGGCTGTCCGTGTGGAATCAGCATGTGCATCTGGCGGGATTGCCCTCAGGCAGGGGTTCATCGATGTGGCCTCCGGGATGAGCGATATTGTCCTGGTGGGCGGCGTGGAGAAAATGACCGATGTAAGCGGGGATGGAGCCACATATGCCCTAGCCACTGCAGCCGATCAAGAGTATGAAGTCTTCCACGGCGTGACGTTCCCGGGGCTCTATGCCATGATTGCCAGAGAACATATGAGGAGGTACAGGACAACCCGGGAGCAGCTTGCTCTCGTCGCTGTCAAGAACCATGAGAATGGTCTTAATAACCCAAATGCCCAGTACCAGCAGAAGGTCAACGTGGATGAAGTCATCAACTCCACAATGATAGCGGATCCTCTGACCGTCTTAGACTGCTCTCCAATCACCGACGGAGCCGCCTGCGTCATCCTCTCCCCGATAGAGATGGCATTCAAGCTGTCAAAGAACCTGCCGGTAGTCATCTCTGGATCAGGGCACGCCACGGATACCATCGGACTATATGATAGGCAGGATCTCACCGCTTTCAATGCAACATCCAGAGCAGCTGAAATGGCATACAAGATGGCAGGTGTGAAGCCGGATGAGATAGATCTTGCCGAAGTCCATGATTGTTTCACCATTGCCGAGATATGCATCATAGAGGCACTCGGCTTTGTGGATAGAGGGAAAGGTGGGGAAGCAACGAAAAGTGGACTTACAGCTATCGGAGGAAAGATACCAATCAACACTAGCGGCGGATTGAAATCTAAGGGACACCCCGTTGGAGCAACCGGAGTGGCACAGGCCATCGAGATCGTAGAACAGCTCAGAGGAAAAGGGGGAGCAAGACAGGTTAAAAATGCAAGACGAGGGCTGACTCAGAACATGGGAGGAAGCGGAGGAAGCGCCCTCGTCCACATTCTGGAGAGCAAGTGA
- a CDS encoding hydroxymethylglutaryl-CoA synthase, translating to MSVGIVGYGAYVPRYRIRVEEIAEVWGVDAQSYKRGLMLEEKSVPAPDQDVITMSVEAARYAIKRGAIDPQEIGAIYIGSESHPYAVKPSGTIVADAVGATPYVHCADFEFACKAGSEAMFICAGLVKAGEIKYGLAIGADTSQGAPGDALEYSASAGAAAFLFGKSDIVAELEFTESFMTDTPDFWRREYQYYPRHAGRFTGEPAYFKHILGCGQRLLEKTGYRPQDFTFAVFHQPNGKFPMRVGKMLGFSKEQIEQGWLVPKLGNTYSGSSPMGLTSILDVANEGDRIFMVSYGSGSGSDGFIFRVTDRIEKVRKLAPFTQDMLDNHKIYIDYGTYSKFRGKIKKIES from the coding sequence ATGTCAGTTGGAATCGTCGGCTACGGTGCCTATGTCCCGAGGTATCGCATCAGAGTTGAGGAGATAGCAGAAGTATGGGGTGTGGATGCACAGAGCTACAAGAGAGGATTGATGCTCGAAGAGAAATCGGTTCCCGCCCCCGATCAGGACGTTATCACCATGTCTGTTGAAGCCGCCCGATACGCCATAAAAAGAGGAGCGATCGACCCGCAGGAGATAGGAGCCATTTACATTGGTTCCGAATCCCATCCCTATGCCGTCAAACCCAGCGGGACTATCGTAGCCGATGCCGTTGGAGCAACACCCTACGTACACTGTGCCGACTTTGAATTCGCATGTAAAGCCGGCTCCGAAGCGATGTTCATTTGTGCGGGGCTGGTCAAGGCGGGCGAGATCAAGTATGGACTTGCCATTGGAGCCGATACATCACAGGGGGCCCCAGGTGATGCCCTGGAATATTCCGCTTCAGCTGGTGCTGCCGCTTTCCTCTTCGGAAAGAGCGACATCGTTGCAGAACTCGAATTCACTGAATCGTTCATGACTGATACCCCGGACTTTTGGAGAAGAGAGTACCAGTATTATCCAAGACATGCTGGAAGATTTACGGGGGAACCGGCTTATTTCAAGCATATCTTGGGTTGCGGACAGAGGCTCCTTGAAAAAACGGGTTATAGACCGCAAGATTTTACCTTTGCCGTCTTTCATCAGCCGAATGGGAAGTTCCCGATGCGTGTCGGTAAGATGCTCGGATTCAGTAAGGAGCAGATAGAACAGGGCTGGCTCGTCCCAAAGCTGGGAAACACATATTCCGGCTCATCGCCAATGGGATTGACATCCATCCTCGATGTGGCAAATGAGGGAGACAGGATCTTCATGGTTTCCTATGGTTCTGGTTCCGGGAGTGATGGGTTCATTTTCAGAGTTACCGACAGGATCGAAAAGGTCAGGAAGCTGGCCCCATTCACGCAGGATATGCTTGACAACCATAAGATCTACATCGACTATGGAACCTATTCGAAATTCCGCGGAAAAATTAAAAAGATTGAATCATGA
- a CDS encoding RNA polymerase sigma factor RpoD/SigA, with amino-acid sequence MEDGKKNSKRAVASESLKKYLKEISRIPRITPEEERKLGEQIQKGNKEALRKLVEANLRFVVSYAKRYRGCGLSFLDLINEGNIGLIEAAKRFDPKKNVKFITYAVWWIRQAIIHALSDHSGAFRLPQKQANLLYRIGKTVSTLSIELERTPSPEEIAEQMDLSVEDINVLLQASDENISLDEVIDEEHEFQLQDKLEQDSIPSADIMLIRSSLKLQIKSCLEDLDEKEELVLRMRFGLDDQEPKTLKEIGEILNLSRERIRQIEAQALAKLNHSQKCQQLRGYLN; translated from the coding sequence ATGGAAGATGGGAAGAAGAACTCCAAGCGAGCCGTTGCCTCCGAATCACTTAAAAAATATCTCAAAGAAATCTCTCGGATTCCAAGAATCACCCCAGAGGAAGAGAGAAAACTAGGGGAGCAGATACAAAAGGGGAACAAGGAAGCGCTCCGGAAGCTCGTCGAGGCGAACCTGAGATTCGTCGTCAGCTATGCCAAGAGATATCGTGGATGCGGGCTCTCTTTCCTCGATCTCATCAATGAGGGAAACATAGGCTTGATTGAAGCTGCCAAGAGGTTCGATCCGAAGAAAAACGTCAAATTCATCACCTATGCCGTCTGGTGGATCCGTCAGGCGATAATCCATGCCCTATCCGACCACAGTGGCGCCTTTCGGTTGCCTCAGAAACAGGCCAACCTTCTTTACAGGATAGGAAAAACAGTATCCACACTTTCGATTGAACTCGAGAGAACCCCTTCTCCTGAAGAGATCGCAGAACAGATGGACCTTTCCGTGGAGGATATAAACGTTCTTCTCCAGGCTTCTGACGAAAATATATCTCTCGATGAAGTTATTGATGAAGAGCATGAGTTTCAACTTCAGGACAAACTTGAACAGGATTCCATCCCTTCTGCCGACATCATGCTCATCCGGTCATCCCTGAAACTGCAGATAAAATCCTGCCTGGAAGACCTGGACGAAAAAGAGGAACTTGTCCTCCGGATGCGATTCGGCCTGGACGACCAGGAACCAAAAACACTGAAGGAGATCGGAGAGATACTGAATCTCTCGAGAGAGAGGATCCGTCAGATCGAAGCCCAGGCGCTGGCCAAGCTGAACCACTCTCAGAAATGTCAGCAACTCCGCGGCTACCTCAATTGA
- a CDS encoding Hsp20/alpha crystallin family protein: MPIVKWDPFKDLLSIQERMNRLFEAALSHTDLGGGDIYSGWSPLADFYDDEQGATISIELPGIRENDIDISISQSALTVSGDRKMDRETKGGSYHRIERAYGVFSRTFMLPPGVETEKVCASFKNGVLNIFLPKKEESKPKKIKVRVSGS; encoded by the coding sequence ATGCCAATCGTAAAATGGGACCCTTTTAAGGACCTGCTTTCCATTCAGGAGAGAATGAACAGACTTTTCGAGGCAGCGCTATCCCATACGGATCTTGGTGGAGGAGACATTTATTCCGGGTGGTCTCCGCTAGCTGACTTCTATGATGACGAACAAGGCGCCACGATCAGCATCGAGCTTCCGGGGATCCGTGAGAATGACATCGATATCAGCATCTCGCAAAGTGCGCTGACCGTGAGTGGCGACAGAAAGATGGACCGCGAGACGAAAGGGGGAAGTTACCATCGCATTGAGAGAGCTTATGGAGTCTTCTCGAGAACCTTCATGCTGCCTCCTGGAGTTGAGACAGAAAAAGTATGTGCCTCGTTCAAGAATGGTGTCCTCAACATCTTCCTTCCAAAGAAAGAAGAATCAAAACCGAAGAAGATCAAAGTTAGGGTCAGCGGATCCTGA